A genomic region of Aspergillus oryzae RIB40 DNA, chromosome 1 contains the following coding sequences:
- a CDS encoding putative flavin containing polyamine oxidase (amine oxidase), with protein sequence MELGQVGQEENPLVTLANKHGLKNTPDNSSSVLTYDETGYNDYQDLLNTFSDVKDVAYRDAGQMLLDNIQDNNARTGFAMAGWNPPQNDMKAQAVEWWNWDCECAASPDASSFIFGVAAENLTFNQFGENNHMVVDPRGYSTIIEREASTFLHKEVQDRRLWLNTQVTGIEYSKKGVKITNSDGSCVSAAYAICTFSLGVLQNDVVQFHPALPKWKQTAIQKFSMGTYTKIFLQFDEAFWPTDTQFFLYASPTTRGYYPIFQSLSKDGFMPESNILFVTVVEEQAYRVERQSNEQTKDEVLAVLREMFPDKQIPEPTAFIYPRWNNEPWAYGSYSNWPVGTTLEMHQNLRANVDRLWFAGEATSAPYFGFLHGAWFEGLEAGEQIAAMLQDKCSNTHDEAICGDRTHYDVLHGTTPIDAYTIINGWSVNSTDL encoded by the exons ATGGAGTTGGGACAAGTAGGGCAG GAAGAAAACCCACTCGTAACACTA GCCAATAAGCACGGACTCAAAAACACACCGGACAATTCCAGCTCCGTCCTGACATATGACGAGACCGGCTACAATGACTACCAAGATCTGTTAAACACTTTCAGCGACGTGAAAGATGTGGCCTACAGAGACGCGGGACAGATGTTATTAGACAATATTCAAGATAATAATGCGCGTACAGGATTTGCCATGGCGGGCTGGAATCCCCCACAGAACGATATGAAGGCACAAGCAGTGGAATGGTGGAATTGGG ACTGCGAATGCGCAGCCAGCCCCGACGCCAGCTCATTCATTTTCGGAGTAGCCGCCGAGAATCTCACGTTCAACCAGTTTGGTGAAAATAACCACATGGTCGTGGATCCTCGCGGATATAGTACCATCATCGAACGCGAGGCGTCGACCTTCCTCCATAAAGAGGTCCAAGACCGTCGGCTCTGGCTCAACACCCAAGTGACCGGTATTGAATACTCTAAAAAAGGTGTCAAAATCACCAACAGCGATGGCAGCTGTGTCAGCGCAGCATATGCCATTTGCACGTTTTCTCTAGGCGTACTGCAGAACGACGTCGTACAGTTCCACCCGGCTTTGCCCAAATGGAAACAAACTGCTATTCAGAAATTCAGCATGGGGACATACACCAAGATCTTTCTGCAGTTTGATGAGGCATTCTGGCCGACCGATACGCAATTTTTCTTATATGCGTCGCCTACCACACGCGGGTACTACCCGATATTCCAATCGCTTTCGAAAGACGGCTTCATGCCTGAGTCTAACATCCTGTTCGTTACTGTCGTAGAAGAGCAGGCATATCGAGTAGAGAGACAGTCCAACGAGCAAACCAAAGACGAAGTTCTCGCTGTCCTCCGCGAGATGTTTCCCGATAAACAAATACCCGAGCCCACCGCATTCATATATCCTCGATGGAACAACGAGCCATGGGCGTACGGCAGCTACTCCAACTGGCCCGTGGGAACCACGTTAGAAATGCACCAGAATCTACGCGCCAACGTAGACCGGCTGTGGTTCGCCGGAGAGGCAACCAGCGCACCTTATTTCGGATTTTTGCACGGTGCGTGGTTTGAGGGCCTCGAGGCGGGCGAGCAAATCGCTGCGATGTTGCAGGATAAATGCTCGAATACTCATGACGAAGCTATCTGCGGAGATCGCACCCATTATGATGTGTTGCATGGCACGACGCCAATAGATGCGtataccatcatcaatggGTGGTCGGTTAACAGTACAGATCTATAA